A single window of Hippocampus zosterae strain Florida chromosome 15, ASM2543408v3, whole genome shotgun sequence DNA harbors:
- the toe1 gene encoding target of EGR1 protein 1 has translation MTSSFVVPVIDVQNGNFKELWPAMVVAIKTSSFVAVDTELSGLGNRTSLLAQSIEDRYKAICHAARSRSILSLGIACYKKFSNKAADTYLVQVYNLTLLCSEEYIIEPQSVQFLVQHGFDFNKQYAKGIPYHRGNNKGGSDNQGVNIRALFTELLRARKPLVLHNGLIDIAFLYQNFYAHLPDRLVTFTADLSEMFPAGIFDTKYVTEFDLRFSASYLEYAYKKCKLDNSRNEASGGTGRHVYLEFCQYAGAMSRYVDHRICPAGPPISEQTDICSSFSAFGWCSNGTKCPLSHDTDLIILHDDKSKHDKKRKRKRQKKKKEGEVEEDSSNVEGAPQNKMPHLELNPDEGHQALFAGCLQSANLIDSNTNTQLHDGENVKTESEEKELCENNVESTNTEMSGKSQNKADTGTHRAGFDAFMTGYIFAYSCTLVKKDEVDVSGEEQMWLPTSFNKVYLSGKATPLNIVKSTFSKSSKAHVQKMEMIWEGKQERMDNAQ, from the exons ATGACGTCCTCATTTGTCGTTCCTGTAATTGATGTCCAGAATGGCAATTTCAAAGAACTTTGGCCTGCTATGGTTGTGGCGATCAAAACGTCTTCCTTCGTTGCTGTAGATACG GAGCTGAGTGGCCTGGGCAATAGAACATCATTGCTTGCACA GTCTATAGAAGACAGATATAAAGCCATTTGTCATGCAGCCCGCTCTCGCTCCATCCTCTCCTTGGGAATTGCTTGCTACAAGAAGTTCAGTAACAAG GCTGCAGACACGTACCTGGTCCAGGTGTACAACCTCACTTTACTATGCTCAGAGGAGTACATCATTGAGCCTCAATCAGTGCAGTTCCTTGTACAACACGGGTTTGACTTCAACAAGCAGTATGCAAAAGGGATACCTTATCACAGGGGTAATAATAAG GGCGGCTCAGACAACCAGGGTGTTAATATCCGGGCTTTATTTACTGAGCTACTACGTGCAAGAAAACCATTGGTGCTCCACAATGGTCTCATTGATATTGCTTTCCTCTACCAG AATTTCTATGCGCATCTACCAGATCGTTTAGTCACCTTCACAGCCGACCTATCGGAGATGTTTCCTGCAGGCATCTTCGACACAAAATATGTGACAGAATTTGATCTTCGCTTCAGTGCCTCATATCTGGAATACGCCTATAAGAAATG CAAGTTGGATAACAGTCGAAATGAGGCCTCCGGTGGGACTGGACGTCATGTCTACCTTGAATTCTGTCAGTATGCTGGCGCCATGTCCCGCTATGTGGACCACAGAATCTGTCCGGCTGGTCCCCCCATTTCAGAGCAGACTGACATCTGCAGTTCCTTCTCG GCGTTCGGCTGGTGTTCCAATGGCACCAAGTGTCCTTTGTCCCACGACACTGACCTTATCATTCTCCATGATGATAAATCTAAGCATGACAAGAAGAGAAAGCGGAAGcgtcaaaagaagaaaaaggaaggaGAGGTAGAGGAAGATTCCTCCAATGTGGAAGgtgccccccaaaacaaaatgccCCATTTGGAATTGAATCCAGACGAGGGTCATCAAGCGCTGTTTGCCGGATGTCTGCAAAGTGCCAATTTGATAGACAGCAATACAAACACCCAACTGCATGACggggaaaacgtgaaaacagAGAGTGAGGAGAAAGAATTGTGTGAGAACAACGTGGAGTCTACCAACACTGAAATGAGcggaaaaagtcaaaacaaggcAGATACGGGCACGCACCGAGCTGGCTTCGATGCATTCATGACAGGATACATATTTGCCTACTCATGCACCCTGGTGAAGAAGGACGAAGTGGATGTAAGCGGAGAGGAGCAGATGTGGCTTCCCACCTCCTTCAATAAGGTGTACCTCAGTGGCAAGGCAACACCACTCAACATCGTCAAGAGCACCTTCTCCAAGTCATCCAAAGCCCACGTGCAAAAGATGGAAATGATTTGGGAGGGAAAGCAGGAGAGGATGGACAATGCTCAATGA